One genomic window of Mycolicibacterium neoaurum includes the following:
- the gcvT gene encoding glycine cleavage system aminomethyltransferase GcvT, with translation MSDDLLHGPLEEQHRALGASFAEFGGWLMPVAYAGTVAEHTATRETVGLFDVSHLGKALVKGPGAAAYVNSAFTNDLARIGPGKAQYTLCCNESGGVIDDLIAYYVADDEIFLVPNAANTAAVVAELQRHAPAGLTITDEHRSYAVLAVQGPKSAEIVGGLGLPTSMDYMGYADAEYDGVPVRVCRTGYTGEQGFELLPEWERAGIVFDALAAAVQAAGGQPAGLGARDTLRTEMGYPLHGHELSLEISPLQARTGWAVGWKKDAFWGRDALLAEKQAGPTRTLRGLKALGRGVLRADLTVLDGETVVGTTTSGTFSPSLKVGIALALIDTAAGIEDGQTVTVDVRGRALECEVVKPPFVSARTR, from the coding sequence GTGAGTGATGACCTGCTGCACGGCCCGCTGGAAGAACAACACCGCGCCCTGGGCGCCAGCTTCGCCGAGTTCGGCGGTTGGCTGATGCCGGTGGCCTATGCCGGCACCGTGGCCGAGCACACCGCCACCCGGGAGACCGTCGGTCTGTTCGACGTCAGCCACCTCGGCAAGGCCCTGGTGAAGGGTCCCGGCGCGGCGGCCTATGTCAACAGCGCGTTCACCAACGACCTGGCGCGGATCGGTCCGGGCAAGGCGCAATACACGCTGTGCTGCAATGAGTCCGGGGGAGTGATCGACGATCTGATCGCCTACTACGTCGCCGACGACGAGATCTTCCTGGTGCCCAACGCCGCCAACACCGCCGCCGTGGTCGCCGAGCTGCAGCGGCACGCGCCTGCCGGACTGACCATCACCGACGAGCACCGCTCGTATGCGGTCCTGGCGGTACAGGGACCGAAATCGGCCGAGATCGTCGGCGGCCTGGGGCTACCCACCTCGATGGACTACATGGGTTACGCCGACGCCGAGTATGACGGTGTGCCGGTGCGGGTGTGCCGCACCGGCTACACCGGCGAACAGGGTTTCGAGCTGCTGCCCGAATGGGAGCGCGCCGGCATCGTCTTCGATGCCTTGGCCGCGGCCGTACAGGCCGCCGGCGGGCAACCGGCCGGCCTCGGTGCCCGCGACACCCTGCGCACCGAGATGGGCTACCCGCTACACGGGCATGAACTGTCGCTGGAGATATCGCCGCTGCAGGCGCGCACCGGCTGGGCCGTCGGATGGAAGAAGGACGCGTTCTGGGGCCGCGACGCGCTGCTGGCCGAGAAGCAGGCCGGGCCCACCCGCACGCTGCGCGGGCTGAAGGCGTTGGGCCGCGGCGTGCTGCGCGCGGATCTGACCGTCCTCGACGGTGAGACGGTGGTGGGCACGACGACATCGGGAACGTTCTCGCCGTCGCTGAAGGTCGGTATCGCGCTGGCGCTCATCGACACCGCGGCCGGTATCGAGGACGGCCAGACCGTCACCGTCGACGTGCGAGGCCGGGCGCTGGAGTGTGAGGTCGTCAAGCCACCGTTCGTTTCCGCCCGCACCAGATAG
- a CDS encoding adenylate/guanylate cyclase domain-containing protein, whose protein sequence is MVDFDALVAGGIADARERAPLIDYLDGLGFTADQMIDAERRGRLFGLAGDALQQSGPPVHSMRTAAAALGLTVAEVDHAWAALGLTVAGPDEIVLSRPDVDGLALWAEMRRAMGDEAATGLLRVIGSVLARLSEAVASTIRHANPAIQIEQSHDELVTARAYREASAFVPRLGALIDAVHRHHLQNTRRYLELVAHEDSATVVCGVGFADLSGFTALTQTLETLELAALLNEFSGAAADVIHAAGGRLVKFIGDEVMWVAPSPPQLAKVAVDLVGHPKAAEAGLPIRAGLDFGTVLATGGDYFGSPVNRAARLVAAAEPGQILISATLHQLLPGVAVSTPAALTLKGFAEPVTAYTLIPD, encoded by the coding sequence GTGGTGGATTTCGACGCGCTGGTCGCCGGCGGAATCGCCGATGCGCGCGAGCGCGCGCCGCTGATCGACTACCTCGACGGCCTCGGCTTCACCGCCGATCAGATGATCGACGCCGAACGGCGGGGACGGCTGTTCGGTCTTGCCGGGGATGCGCTGCAGCAGTCCGGTCCGCCGGTGCACAGCATGCGGACCGCCGCCGCGGCACTGGGCCTGACGGTCGCCGAGGTCGACCATGCCTGGGCCGCGCTCGGGCTCACCGTGGCCGGGCCCGACGAGATCGTGCTGAGCCGGCCCGATGTGGACGGTCTGGCGCTGTGGGCGGAGATGCGACGGGCGATGGGCGACGAAGCGGCCACCGGCCTGCTGCGGGTCATCGGTTCGGTGCTGGCCCGGCTGTCGGAGGCGGTCGCGTCCACCATCCGCCATGCCAACCCCGCCATCCAGATCGAGCAATCCCACGACGAACTCGTCACCGCCCGCGCCTACCGCGAGGCCTCGGCGTTCGTGCCACGCCTCGGCGCGTTGATCGATGCCGTGCACCGGCACCACCTGCAGAACACCCGCCGCTATCTGGAGTTGGTGGCGCACGAGGATTCCGCGACGGTGGTGTGCGGTGTGGGGTTCGCCGACCTGTCCGGGTTCACCGCGCTGACCCAGACCCTGGAGACGCTGGAGCTGGCCGCGTTGCTCAACGAATTCAGCGGTGCCGCAGCCGATGTCATCCATGCCGCCGGCGGCCGGCTGGTCAAGTTCATCGGCGACGAGGTGATGTGGGTGGCGCCCAGCCCGCCGCAGTTGGCCAAGGTTGCCGTGGATTTGGTCGGCCACCCCAAGGCCGCCGAGGCCGGTCTGCCCATCCGCGCCGGTCTGGATTTCGGCACCGTGCTGGCCACCGGCGGCGACTACTTCGGCAGTCCGGTGAACCGGGCGGCCCGGCTGGTGGCCGCCGCCGAACCCGGGCAGATCCTGATATCGGCGACGCTGCACCAGCTGTTGCCCGGTGTCGCGGTGAGCACACCGGCCGCACTGACGTTGAAGGGCTTCGCCGAGCCGGTCACCGCGTACACGCTGATTCCTGATTAG